The following are encoded together in the Apus apus isolate bApuApu2 chromosome 7, bApuApu2.pri.cur, whole genome shotgun sequence genome:
- the MAGOH gene encoding protein mago nashi homolog, which yields MASDFYLRYYVGHKGKFGHEFLEFEFRPDGKLRYANNSNYKNDVMIRKEAYVHKSVMEELKRIIDDSEITKEDDALWPPPDRVGRQELEIVIGDEHISFTTSKIGSLIDVNQSKDPEGLRVFYYLVQDLKCLVFSLIGLHFKIKPI from the exons ATGGCGAGCGACTTCTACCTGCGCTACTACGTGGGGCATAAGGGCAAGTTCGGCCACGAGTTCCTCGAGTTCGAGTTCCGACCCGACG ggaagctgcgtTACGCCAACAACAGCAACTACAAGAACGACGTCATGATCCGCAAGGAG GCTTACGTGCATAAGAGCGTGATGGAGGAGCTGAAGAGAATCATCGACGACAGTGAAATCACAAAAGAAGATGATGCTCTGTGGCCTCCTCCAGACAGAGTTGGTCGGCAG GAGCTTGAAATAGTCATTGGTGATGAGCACATCTCCTTCACCACGTCAAAAATCGGTTCCCTCATCGATGTAAATCAATCCAA GGATCCAGAGGGCTTGAGAGTGTTCTACTACCTGGTCCAGGATCTTAAATGTTTAGTCTTCAGTCTTATTGGACTACACTTCAAGATTAAGccaatttaa